In a single window of the Metopolophium dirhodum isolate CAU chromosome 2, ASM1992520v1, whole genome shotgun sequence genome:
- the LOC132939478 gene encoding kinesin-like protein KIF18A isoform X1 codes for MVLNRRSLENLKKLIPGRGRNVTKEEQMRVFVRIKPLPEEEDSLKPKTIRIRNDNALIFDPKQDETPFFFHGVKQNPRDISKRQHKSIKYDFHRVFGPQSSNEDIYNESTKDLLDKLLCGYNCSVFVYGATGAGKTFTMLGNEINYGITYLTMKDLYEKVNEQQNSKKFEIYVSYLEVYNEMVYDLLVSDKKPLFLRECGNTTSVAGISIKMVNNVDELIEMLRKGNDNRTQHPTDANAESSRSHALFQVYIQMTFKHTDQVKMAKLSMVDLAGSERASSNKGMRFKEGSNINKSLLALGNCINNLSDGLRHIPYRDSKLTRLLKDSLGGNCKTLMISCVSPALSSYEDTHNTLKYASRAMKIKSNLKENVMSINHPPSHYTKLISGLEDENQHLKKKYEEVLKSKAPIPPDNLDDLKSTLESLFTGKIKKHNEILRLESTQKKTELRIFLKKNLIERFSSFNVPNIDEMTSELNRINLAIQQFKGRMASLNAQLNILWDEALASNNELNLFIKKLEENNVKQFLDVDIVRLNAEVIIEEQATLLEHRNEIGMILDSNLNISHELITMLAEKSNQYYTLLEAHNKNTEDMKKNHINITKSFLGGLKAVSWDFSPGNQCKIKRDEYFNLNELSIENLRTCTKPECSRPIKLEECMSPLQIVEDKFEQITIQPEINKMDTSPDSNADETVVISAQAESLNNTFVLKQNLDIASVKRLTTTTTPHRSKPPIDTRCLTKSITKPTIQRKRLVLNNHKTGLSNRKVNQENMPLIMAATRTLADPILAKAVTKARNNTNNILTAKSVNTRITSQDTYKTINVKNQKPTLTMRQRNWL; via the exons ATGGTTCTTAACCGTAGAAGcttagaaaatttgaaaaaacttaTACCTGGTCGGGGTCGAAATGTTACCAAGGAAGAACAGATGCGAGTATTTGTTCGTATCAAACCTTTACCAGAAGAAGAGGATTCACTTAAGCC TAAAACAATCAGAATTAGAAATGATAATGCTTTGATATTTGATCCAAAACAAGATGAGACACCATTTTTTTTCCATGGTGTTAAGCAAAATCCTCGAGATATTTCAAAACGACaacataaatctataaaatacgattttcaTCGTGTTTTTGGACCCCAAAGTTCTAATGaagatatttataatgaaaGCACTAAAGATTTACTTGACAAACTTCTGTGTGGATATAATTGTTCCG tatttGTTTACGGAGCAACGGGGGCTGGAAAAACATTTACCATGCTGGGTAATGAAATCAACTatggtattacatatttaactaTGAAAGACTTGTATGAAAAAGTAAATGAACAACAGAATtccaaaaaatttgaaatttatgttTCCTATCTTGaa gtgtATAATGAAATGGTATACGACTTGTTAGTAAGTGATAAAAAGCCTTTATTTTTACGTGAATGTGGAAATACAACATCAGTTGCtggtatttcaataaaaatggtaaataatGTTGATGAACTTATTGAAATGCTACGTAAAGGCAATGACAATCGTACTCAGCATCCTACTGATGCCAATGCTGAGTCATCTAGATCTCATGCATTGTTTCAAGTGTACATACAGATGACATTTAAACATACAGATCAGGTAAAAATGGCTAAGCTCTCCATGGTTGATCTTGCTGGTTCAGAAAGAGCATCTTCTAATAAGGGGATGAGGTTTAAAGAAGGATCCAACATTAATAAGTCACTACTTGCTCTTG gAAATTGTATCAACAATTTGTCAGATGGTTTGAGGCACATACCTTACAGAGACTCAAAACTAACTAGATTATTAAAAGATTCTCTTGGTGGTAACTGTAAGACATTGATGATATCCTGTGTGTCACCGGCTTTGTCATCATATGAAGATACCcacaatactttaaaatatgctTCTCGAGCTATGAAAATCAAATCTAAT ttaaaagaaaatgtaaTGTCAATTAATCATCCCCCATcacattatacaaaattaatatcggGCTTAGAAGATGAAAATCagcatttgaagaaaaaatatgaAGAAGTATTAAAGTCTAAGGCTCCAATACCGCCAGATAATTTAGACGATCTTAAATCAACTTTGGAATCTTTATTCActggcaaaataaaaaaacataatgaaatTCTTCGTTTAGAGTCAACACAAAAAAAGACTGAATTGAGAATATtcttaaagaaaaatttaattgaacgATTCTCTTCGTTTAATGTTCCAAATATAGATGAAATG acTAGTGAATTGAATCGAATCAACCTGGCTATTCAACAATTTAAAGGGCGCATGGCCAGTTTGAATgctcaattaaatatattgtggGATGAAGCACTTGCATCTAACAATgaattaaacttatttataaaaaaacttgaagaaaataatgttaaacaatttttagatGTTGATATCGTTCGTTTGAATGCTGAG GTCATCATTGAAGAGCAAGCTACTCTTCTCGAGCATAGAAATGAAATTGGTATGATATTGGACAGTAACCTCAATATAAGTCATGAACTAATAACTATGCTTGCGGAAAAatctaatcaatattatacattattagaagcacacaataaaaatacagaagatatgaaaaaaaaccatatt AAtataacaaaatcatttttgggTGGTTTGAAAGCGGTTAGCTGGGATTTTTCACCTGGAAACCAATGTAAAATTAAGAGAGatgagtattttaatttaaatgaactaAGCATTGAAAATTTGAGAACCTGTACAAAACCGGAATGTTCAAGACCTATTAAATTAGAAGAGTGCATG agtcCTTTGCAAATTGTTGAAGACAAGTTTGAACAAATCACTATACAgcctgaaattaataaaatggacACATCGCCAGATTCAAATGCTGATGAAACTGTAGTAATTTCAGCTCAAGCagaaagtttaaataatacttttgtaTTGAAACAAAATTTAGATATAGCATCTGTTAAACGTCTGACTACTACAACCACACCTCATCGAAGTAAACCACCAATTGATACACGGTGCCTAACTAAATCAATTACCAAGCCTACCATACAAAGAAAAAGGCTGGTACTCAATAATCACAAAACTGGACTTAGTAATAGGAAAGTTAACCAAGAAAACATGCCACTTATTATGGCTGCAACTAGGACACTGGCTGATCCAATTCTTGCCAAAGCTGTTACTAAAGCacgaaataatactaataatattttaaccgcTAAATCTG taAACACAAGGATAACTTCACAAGACACATATAAgacaattaatgttaaaaaccaaaaaccCACATTGACTAtgag GCAACGAAATTGGCTATAA
- the LOC132939483 gene encoding arginine-hydroxylase NDUFAF5, mitochondrial, producing the protein MSCKMNILRKLVTNAKPKLFIRKLATLKTANEPTPMTVFDRKAKVIQKQRAAIAEDSSVYEYIKEEVGYRLSDRLFDIKRQFNLVVDLGCGYGHVSKHISIDNVKELIMCDVCQEILNKAKNPEPEVKVSKIVVDEEKLPFENDSIDLIISCLNLHWVNNLPSTFLQIKNSLKNDGVFLGAMLAGDTLFELRSSLQLAGIERDGGIAPRISPFVRLRDVGALMQSAGFSMLTLDTDELIIRYPSMFELMWDLKGMGENNAVLQRPLRLNKNTMFSAAAIYEKLYGNKDEDGETKGIPATFQVLYMIGWKPDPSQPKPLSRGSGQISIKDIGELDKIVKNLGKIET; encoded by the coding sequence ATGTCGTGTAAAATGAACATCTTAAGAAAATTAGTTACGAATGCAAAACCAAAactatttataagaaaattagCAACATTGAAAACTGCAAATGAACCTACACCAATGACTGTATTTGACAGAAAAGCTaaagttattcaaaaacaacGAGCAGCAATAGCAGAAGATAGTTCTGTTTATGAATACATTAAAGAAGAAGTTGGATATCGTTTATCAGATCGCCTCTTTGATATAAAACGACAATTTAATTTAGTGGTTGATCTAGGTTGTGGATATGGACATGTATCAAAACACATCTCCATAGACAATGTAAAAGAGTTGATTATGTGTGATGTATGCCAAGAAATTTTGAATAAAGCCAAAAATCCTGAGCCTGAAGTAAAGGTTAGTAAAATAGTAGTAGATGAAGAGAAATTACCTTTTGAAAATGatagtattgatttaataattagttgTTTAAATCTCCACTGGGTAAATAATTTACCTTCAACTTtcctacaaattaaaaattctttaaaaaatgatGGAGTCTTTTTAGGAGCAATGTTAGCAGGTGACACTTTATTTGAATTACGATCGTCATTACAATTGGCAGGCATTGAACGTGATGGAGGTATAGCACCTAGAATATCACCTTTTGTTCGTCTTAGGGATGTGGGTGCACTAATGCAAAGTGCTGGATTTTCAATGTTAACATTGGACACCGATGAACTAATTATTCGTTACCCATCAATGTTTGAATTAATGTGGGACTTAAAAGGCATGGGAGAAAATAATGCTGTTCTACAACGGCCATTGCGACTGAACAAGAATACTATGTTTTCGGCAGCTGCTATATATGAAAAACTTTATGGTAATAAAGATGAAGATGGTGAAACTAAAGGTATCCCAGCCACTTTTCAAGTTTTGTACATGATAGGATGGAAACCAGATCCATCACAACCAAAACCATTATCCCGAGGTTCAGGACAAATATCAATTAAAGATATAGGAGAGCTTGATAAGATTGTCAAAAACTTAGGAAAGattgaaacataa
- the LOC132939477 gene encoding telomerase reverse transcriptase-like, which yields MPATNLNKFVTNSLPEFLLLAAQSLETMFAMDAAVLRNLHSVIVCYDVQVFYRNRGGVDGPSVSLDEFVLYCDSKIQPQLVDGKGDDGPRDTYLCSMTISDLIRMEPWAQLYRIVGTRVMRRLLFDCLLFVPLGRHVYYCVRSPSQSTSRYEVIQAFRVRANSRWKAERPSKSKPPSQKYFNIAGLLQKVQPIGRQNSADMLGGILNTDVVSVAEGSPRAAKLDCSRARPCLDRLARKLKVIADKDTSRAYWNIYRDVVGDCSSVEVPLSRVKSFAKAVVCKIVPREVFGTAGNRDQFCDNVCRVLNGGKFHDFAVQHIVHKIKVKKIKWLENVAADWRAEIAAKTLVWLTNVFVFGRIVHCFRVVTTTTPTNGVAYAVKAKWADMCHKKISPLMAANSEFFQQIQPDDPETSSSYRNWKVCPYAKPNGVRLIFKLRRKEGSNEKRLTDNCQTFLQCLSRTRPSEYRSVTRPQFFRGWKALQESQRLSATPALFYVRTDFRDAFTSFVHKKLLTVIRDRIKERFGKNQRMVAVHTVDVVKIGGGSVYYKKCRYVGGLPTPEFQVGSLVFHDKTDAVPLFRIWDAVRRCIVCNAVERGGCRWGMTRGVVQGDRLSVALCDLLLSDLHAARLTDLVDGRSGGQLYRFVDDYLFVSPDRDAALRYLAAMRAGFNEYGLRINRSKTETNADNSDVGGRMVKFLGFRLNAATGEVTKDSSGYRNRRPLHFFDYGLGRGQPGRTLYTKVGRPNWHVMPGVLVGKSFNSAATVARNVASVVAYKAFAVVTAVKQYFLHLNPVFLANIVRAIARIMYANARTVVRYSSVTPMQCKWIVYEVYATMFRTHFSPDDRRIASAVHRIRVTQTAVGRKCVTRILRAALRRHDFAKMFG from the coding sequence ATGCCGGCCACGAACTTGAACAAGTTCGTTACAAACAGCTTGCCGGAGTTCCTGTTGCTTGCAGCGCAATCGCTGGAAACCATGTTCGCCATGGACGCGGCGGTGTTGCGAAACCTCCATTCGGTGATCGTCTGTTACGACGTGCAAGTTTTCTACCGGAACCGTGGCGGCGTAGACGGGCCCTCTGTTAGCCTGGACGAGTTCGTGTTGTACTGTGACAGCAAGATCCAACCACAGCTGGTCGACGGTAAAGGAGACGACGGCCCTCGGGACACTTACCTGTGTTCGATGACCATCAGCGACCTGATCCGAATGGAACCGTGGGCCCAGCTCTACAGAATCGTTGGGACTCGCGTCATGCGTCGCCTGCTGTTCGATTGTCTGCTGTTCGTGCCGCTTGGCAGACACGTCTACTACTGCGTGCGATCGCCGTCACAGTCAACAAGCCGGTACGAAGTGATACAGGCGTTCCGGGTCCGGGCCAATTCGCGATGGAAGGCCGAGCGGCCGTCGAAGTCGAAACCACCGTCGCAGAAATACTTCAACATCGCGGGCTTACTGCAGAAAGTTCAGCCGATCGGACGGCAAAATTCGGCTGACATGTTGGGTGGCATACTGAACACCGATGTCGTCAGCGTGGCGGAAGGCAGTCCGCGTGCCGCCAAGCTAGATTGCAGCAGGGCTAGACCATGCCTTGACCGGTTGGCGCGCAAACTCAAAGTGATTGCGGATAAGGACACTTCGCGTGCGTACTGGAACATTTACCGAGACGTGGTGGGCGATTGTTCGTCGGTCGAAGTGCCATTGAGCAGGGTCAAGTCGTTCGCCAAGGCGGTGGTTTGCAAGATCGTGCCGCGTGAGGTGTTTGGGACGGCCGGCAACCGTGACCAGTTCTGCGACAACGTGTGCCGGGTGTTGAACGGTGGCAAGTTCCACGACTTCGCAGTGCAGCACATCGTGCACAAGATCAAAGTGAAGAAGATCAAATGGCTGGAGAACGTGGCCGCGGACTGGCGGGCCGAGATCGCGGCCAAGACGCTGGTGTGGCTGACCAACGTGTTTGTGTTTGGCCGGATCGTCCACTGCTTCCGGGTCGTGACGACCACCACGCCCACCAACGGCGTCGCGTACGCGGTTAAAGCCAAGTGGGCAGACATGTGCCACAAAAAAATATCGCCGCTGATGGCTGCCAACAGCGAATTTTTCCAACAAATCCAGCCCGACGACCCGgaaacgtcgtcgtcgtacaGGAACTGGAAAGTGTGCCCGTACGCGAAACCCAACGGAGTGCGACTGATATTCAAGCTGCGGCGAAAAGAGGGCAGCAACGAGAAGCGTCTAACCGACAACTGCCAAACATTCCTGCAGTGTTTGTCGCGCACTCGACCCTCCGAATACCGATCCGTGACGAGGCCGCAGTTCTTCCGCGGATGGAAGGCGCTACAAGAATCCCAGCGTCTGTCCGCCACCCCCGCGTTGTTCTACGTGCGCACCGATTTCCGGGACGCGTTTACAAGCTTCGTTCACAAAAAACTGTTGACGGTCATCCGGGACAGGATCAAGGAACGTTTCGGCAAGAATCAGCGGATGGTGGCTGTGCACACAGTGGACGTAGTGAAAATTGGCGGTGGCTCCGTGTACTACAAGAAGTGTCGCTACGTGGGCGGGCTGCCAACTCCCGAGTTCCAAGTCGGGTCACTGGTGTTCCACGACAAGACGGACGCGGTGCCGCTGTTCCGGATCTGGGACGCGGTGCGCCGTTGCATAGTCTGCAACGCCGTGGAGCGGGGTGGCTGCCGGTGGGGTATGACCAGAGGCGTGGTGCAGGGCGACCGGCTGTCCGTGGCCCTCTGTGACCTGCTGCTTTCCGATCTGCATGCTGCCCGGCTAACGGATCTGGTGGATGGTCGGTCGGGCGGCCAGCTGTACCGGTTTGTCGACGACTACCTGTTTGTGTCGCCTGACCGAGACGCTGCCCTCCGGTATCTGGCCGCGATGCGCGCTGGGTTCAACGAGTACGGACTCAGGATTAATCGGTCCAAAACCGAGACGAACGCAGACAACAGTGACGTTGGCGGTAGGATGGTCAAGTTTTTGGGGTTCCGGTTGAACGCAGCCACGGGCGAGGTGACCAAGGACTCGTCCGGGTACCGGAATCGACGGCCACTGCACTTCTTTGATTATGGGCTGGGCCGCGGCCAGCCGGGCCGGACCCTGTACACCAAGGTTGGCCGGCCTAACTGGCACGTCATGCCCGGCGTGCTGGTCGGCAAGTCGTTCAACTCGGCGGCCACCGTGGCCCGAAACGTGGCGTCGGTGGTAGCGTACAAGGCGTTTGCCGTCGTCACGGCCGTCAAGCAGTACTTTTTACACCTGAACCCCGTGTTCCTCGCCAACATCGTGCGCGCCATCGCCCGGATCATGTACGCCAACGCGCGCACCGTCGTCCGGTACTCGTCCGTCACGCCTATGCAGTGCAAGTGGATCGTATACGAAGTGTACGCCACCATGTTCCGCACACATTTTTCGCCTGACGACCGTCGCATCGCGTCGGCCGTGCATCGGATCCGGGTAACGCAGACCGCCGTCGGACGAAAGTGCGTCACTCGCATTCTGAGGGCCGCCCTGAGACGTCATGATTTTGCCAAAATGTTCGGTTAA
- the LOC132939481 gene encoding vacuolar protein sorting-associated protein 45: protein MDLIQAVKLYIIKMTEDCGPGMKVLLMDKTTTSIVSAVFSQSEILQREVYLFEQLTSTSSSDSMYHMKCITFLRPTRENISLLCKELRNPRYGYYYIYFSNIISKTDIKTIAESDIQEVVREVQEYYADYLAIAPHLFSLNIPSCGQCLSWDPLQLTRSTQGIISVLLSLKKNPLIRFQASSKMSKQLAEKVKVIFSKEENLFNLKQGDIQPQLLILDRREDPVTPLLMPWSYQAMVHELLTINNNQVDLSHIEDIKPDLQKVLLCAEQDDLYKQNIYKNFGEIGEIMKSLIDDFKSKAKNHQKLDTISDMKAFVENYPQFKKMSGTVAKHVIIMEQLSNYVTKKNLLEVSELQQQIACDIQTSQHTQKIRELIEKNIPDEEASKLVMLYALKSFSKDSNRELTSLIQILKSKKVAEHWIELVHDVMKFQSKIILDNENTLKNAKQITKRFYKDLKGVDNIFTQHVPLLKELVEDLIKSRLKEEQYPFLSDINQPTKKVQDIIVFVIGGVTYEESMAIYNLNTANPQVRIILGGSTVHNSSSFLNEVKLATFGVIKSRGGSRKL from the exons ATGGACCTAATTCAagctgtaaaattatatataattaagatGACTGAAGACTGTGGTCCTGGAATGAAAGTACTACTTATGGACAAAACCACT ACAAGTATTGTTAGCGCAGTTTTTAGTCAGTCAGAAATTCTTCAGAGAgaagtttatttatttgaacaacTAACATCAACTAGTAGTTCAGACAGCATGTATCATATGAAATGTATTACGTTCTTACGGCCAACTAGAGAAAATATATCTTTGTTATGTAAAGAGTTACGTAATCCTAGATACggttattactatatat atttcagtaatataatttcaaaaactgaCATCAAGACAATTGCTGAAAGTGATATCCAAGAAGTTGTACGGGAAGTGCAAGAATATTATGCCGATTACTTAGCAATAGCCCCTCATCTTTTTTCGCTCAACATTCCATCTTGTGGACaat GTTTGTCCTGGGATCCACTTCAGCTTACACGATCTACTCAAGGAATTATTTCtgttttattatcattgaaaaaaaatccattgATACGGTTCCAAGCTTCTTCGAAAATGAGTAAACAACTTGCTGAAAAAGtcaaa gtaatattttcaaaagaagAAAATCTTTTCAATTTGAAGCAAGGTGACATACAACCACAATTACTAATTCTGGATAGAAGGGAGGATCCAGTTACCCCACTATTGATGCcg TGGTCTTACCAAGCTATGGTTCATGAGTTgcttactataaataataatcaagtgGATTTAAGTCATATTGAAGATATAAAACCAGATcttcaaaaagtattattgtGTGCTGAACAAGATGATTTATACAAACAA aatatatataaaaattttggtGAGATTGgtgaaataatgaaatctttAATTGATGATTTTAAGTCAAAAGCAAAAAATCACCAAAAACTTGATACCATATCAGATATGAAAGCTTTTGTTGAGAACTATCCGCAATTCAAA AAAATGTCTGGTACCGTTGCTaaacatgtaataattatgGAACAACTATCGaattatgttacaaaaaaaaatctcttgGAAGTATCCGAATTGCAGCAACAAATTGCTTGTGATATTCAAACTTCTCAACATACTCAG aaAATTAGAGagcttattgaaaaaaatataccgGACGAGGAGGCAAGTAAACTTGTAATGCTATACGCGTTAAAATCATTCAGCAAGGATAGTAATAGGGAATTAACtagtttaatacaaatattaaaatcaaaaaaagttgcCGAACATTGGATAGag ctTGTACATGATGTTATGAAATtccaaagtaaaataattttagataatgaaaatacattaaaaaatgcgAAACAAATAACAAAACGATTCTAtaag gACTTGAAGGGTGTTGACAATATATTTACTCAACATGTTCCACTTTTGAAGGAATTAGTTGAAGATTTGATAAAATCAAGATTAAAAGAAGAACAATACCCATTCTTAAGTGATATAAATCAACCAACAAAAaa GGTGCAagatataattgtttttgtaattgGAGGTGTTACATATGAAGAATCAATGGCAATATACAATCTGAACACAGCTAACCCACAGGTTCGGATAATATTGGGTGGTAGTACGGTACACAATTCCTCCAGTTTTTTAAATGAAGTAAAATTGGCTACATTTGGAGTGATTAAGAGCAGAGGTGGATCTcgaaagttataa
- the LOC132939478 gene encoding kinesin-like protein KIF18A isoform X2, with product MVLNRRSLENLKKLIPGRGRNVTKEEQMRVFVRIKPLPEEEDSLKPKTIRIRNDNALIFDPKQDETPFFFHGVKQNPRDISKRQHKSIKYDFHRVFGPQSSNEDIYNESTKDLLDKLLCGYNCSVFVYGATGAGKTFTMLGNEINYGITYLTMKDLYEKVNEQQNSKKFEIYVSYLEVYNEMVYDLLVSDKKPLFLRECGNTTSVAGISIKMVNNVDELIEMLRKGNDNRTQHPTDANAESSRSHALFQVYIQMTFKHTDQVKMAKLSMVDLAGSERASSNKGMRFKEGSNINKSLLALGNCINNLSDGLRHIPYRDSKLTRLLKDSLGGNCKTLMISCVSPALSSYEDTHNTLKYASRAMKIKSNLKENVMSINHPPSHYTKLISGLEDENQHLKKKYEEVLKSKAPIPPDNLDDLKSTLESLFTGKIKKHNEILRLESTQKKTELRIFLKKNLIERFSSFNVPNIDEMTSELNRINLAIQQFKGRMASLNAQLNILWDEALASNNELNLFIKKLEENNVKQFLDVDIVRLNAEVIIEEQATLLEHRNEIGMILDSNLNISHELITMLAEKSNQYYTLLEAHNKNTEDMKKNHINITKSFLGGLKAVSWDFSPGNQCKIKRDEYFNLNELSIENLRTCTKPECSRPIKLEECMSPLQIVEDKFEQITIQPEINKMDTSPDSNADETVVISAQAESLNNTFVLKQNLDIASVKRLTTTTTPHRSKPPIDTRCLTKSITKPTIQRKRLVLNNHKTGLSNRKVNQENMPLIMAATRTLADPILAKAVTKARNNTNNILTAKSGNEIGYNKLKKY from the exons ATGGTTCTTAACCGTAGAAGcttagaaaatttgaaaaaacttaTACCTGGTCGGGGTCGAAATGTTACCAAGGAAGAACAGATGCGAGTATTTGTTCGTATCAAACCTTTACCAGAAGAAGAGGATTCACTTAAGCC TAAAACAATCAGAATTAGAAATGATAATGCTTTGATATTTGATCCAAAACAAGATGAGACACCATTTTTTTTCCATGGTGTTAAGCAAAATCCTCGAGATATTTCAAAACGACaacataaatctataaaatacgattttcaTCGTGTTTTTGGACCCCAAAGTTCTAATGaagatatttataatgaaaGCACTAAAGATTTACTTGACAAACTTCTGTGTGGATATAATTGTTCCG tatttGTTTACGGAGCAACGGGGGCTGGAAAAACATTTACCATGCTGGGTAATGAAATCAACTatggtattacatatttaactaTGAAAGACTTGTATGAAAAAGTAAATGAACAACAGAATtccaaaaaatttgaaatttatgttTCCTATCTTGaa gtgtATAATGAAATGGTATACGACTTGTTAGTAAGTGATAAAAAGCCTTTATTTTTACGTGAATGTGGAAATACAACATCAGTTGCtggtatttcaataaaaatggtaaataatGTTGATGAACTTATTGAAATGCTACGTAAAGGCAATGACAATCGTACTCAGCATCCTACTGATGCCAATGCTGAGTCATCTAGATCTCATGCATTGTTTCAAGTGTACATACAGATGACATTTAAACATACAGATCAGGTAAAAATGGCTAAGCTCTCCATGGTTGATCTTGCTGGTTCAGAAAGAGCATCTTCTAATAAGGGGATGAGGTTTAAAGAAGGATCCAACATTAATAAGTCACTACTTGCTCTTG gAAATTGTATCAACAATTTGTCAGATGGTTTGAGGCACATACCTTACAGAGACTCAAAACTAACTAGATTATTAAAAGATTCTCTTGGTGGTAACTGTAAGACATTGATGATATCCTGTGTGTCACCGGCTTTGTCATCATATGAAGATACCcacaatactttaaaatatgctTCTCGAGCTATGAAAATCAAATCTAAT ttaaaagaaaatgtaaTGTCAATTAATCATCCCCCATcacattatacaaaattaatatcggGCTTAGAAGATGAAAATCagcatttgaagaaaaaatatgaAGAAGTATTAAAGTCTAAGGCTCCAATACCGCCAGATAATTTAGACGATCTTAAATCAACTTTGGAATCTTTATTCActggcaaaataaaaaaacataatgaaatTCTTCGTTTAGAGTCAACACAAAAAAAGACTGAATTGAGAATATtcttaaagaaaaatttaattgaacgATTCTCTTCGTTTAATGTTCCAAATATAGATGAAATG acTAGTGAATTGAATCGAATCAACCTGGCTATTCAACAATTTAAAGGGCGCATGGCCAGTTTGAATgctcaattaaatatattgtggGATGAAGCACTTGCATCTAACAATgaattaaacttatttataaaaaaacttgaagaaaataatgttaaacaatttttagatGTTGATATCGTTCGTTTGAATGCTGAG GTCATCATTGAAGAGCAAGCTACTCTTCTCGAGCATAGAAATGAAATTGGTATGATATTGGACAGTAACCTCAATATAAGTCATGAACTAATAACTATGCTTGCGGAAAAatctaatcaatattatacattattagaagcacacaataaaaatacagaagatatgaaaaaaaaccatatt AAtataacaaaatcatttttgggTGGTTTGAAAGCGGTTAGCTGGGATTTTTCACCTGGAAACCAATGTAAAATTAAGAGAGatgagtattttaatttaaatgaactaAGCATTGAAAATTTGAGAACCTGTACAAAACCGGAATGTTCAAGACCTATTAAATTAGAAGAGTGCATG agtcCTTTGCAAATTGTTGAAGACAAGTTTGAACAAATCACTATACAgcctgaaattaataaaatggacACATCGCCAGATTCAAATGCTGATGAAACTGTAGTAATTTCAGCTCAAGCagaaagtttaaataatacttttgtaTTGAAACAAAATTTAGATATAGCATCTGTTAAACGTCTGACTACTACAACCACACCTCATCGAAGTAAACCACCAATTGATACACGGTGCCTAACTAAATCAATTACCAAGCCTACCATACAAAGAAAAAGGCTGGTACTCAATAATCACAAAACTGGACTTAGTAATAGGAAAGTTAACCAAGAAAACATGCCACTTATTATGGCTGCAACTAGGACACTGGCTGATCCAATTCTTGCCAAAGCTGTTACTAAAGCacgaaataatactaataatattttaaccgcTAAATCTG GCAACGAAATTGGCTATAATAAGTTGAAGAAGTATTAA